One part of the Streptomyces lienomycini genome encodes these proteins:
- a CDS encoding ribosomal maturation YjgA family protein produces the protein MADPSRTRAGAPGGPTVAPTGGPTRTRLAAASASVLIVGAGVTLRAVAAGEAAKYGGDALYTLLLFALVLVVAPRTAPAKAAGAALALSWGVEFLQLSDVPAHLARESTAARLVLGSTFNAPDLFWYAVGAAAGYLVVRRG, from the coding sequence ATGGCCGACCCCTCCAGAACCCGCGCCGGAGCGCCCGGTGGCCCGACGGTCGCGCCGACGGGCGGTCCGACGCGGACGCGGCTCGCGGCGGCGTCGGCCTCGGTGCTGATCGTCGGCGCCGGAGTGACGCTCAGGGCCGTGGCGGCGGGCGAGGCGGCCAAGTACGGCGGGGACGCGCTGTACACCCTGCTGCTGTTCGCCCTCGTCCTCGTGGTGGCGCCGAGGACGGCACCGGCCAAGGCCGCCGGAGCCGCCCTGGCGCTGAGTTGGGGTGTCGAGTTCCTCCAGCTCAGCGACGTCCCGGCGCACCTCGCCCGGGAGAGCACGGCGGCCCGCCTGGTGCTGGGTTCCACCTTCAACGCACCGGACCTGTTCTGGTACGCGGTCGGCGCGGCGGCCGGGTACCTCGTCGTCAGGCGTGGGTGA
- a CDS encoding 5-oxoprolinase subunit C family protein, translating into MTATITTVRSGALTTVQDSGRPGHAHLGVPRSGALDAPAMRLANRLLGNAPDAAVLETTLTGCALRPDRDVTVVVGGAPCPVTLDGRPVAWGAPVRVPAGTVLNVGTVTGGVRSYVAVAGGVAAERVLGSRSTDLLSGLGPEPLRDGDVVPVGVPAGPVPLPGAAPWTAPPAELVLPVRLGPRADWFPPSALRTLTSAAYRVSPHSNRIGLRTEGPALERVSTGELPSEGMVLGAVQVPPDGRPVIFLHDHPTTGGYPVVAVVAEPALAAAAQAAAGTPVRFTHA; encoded by the coding sequence ATGACGGCCACGATCACGACGGTGCGTTCCGGGGCGCTCACGACGGTGCAGGACTCGGGCCGGCCGGGCCACGCCCACCTGGGCGTCCCCCGCTCCGGCGCGCTCGACGCCCCCGCGATGCGGCTCGCCAACCGCCTCCTCGGCAACGCACCGGACGCCGCCGTCCTGGAGACCACTCTGACCGGCTGCGCCCTGCGCCCCGACCGGGACGTCACCGTCGTGGTCGGCGGTGCGCCCTGCCCGGTGACGCTCGACGGCCGGCCGGTCGCCTGGGGCGCCCCGGTGCGGGTCCCGGCCGGCACGGTCCTGAACGTGGGGACGGTGACCGGGGGCGTCCGCTCGTACGTGGCCGTCGCGGGGGGCGTCGCCGCCGAGCGCGTCCTGGGCAGCCGCTCCACGGACCTGCTGTCGGGGCTCGGCCCCGAGCCCCTGCGGGACGGGGACGTCGTCCCGGTGGGCGTCCCCGCGGGGCCGGTACCGCTGCCCGGCGCCGCGCCCTGGACCGCACCGCCTGCCGAACTGGTCCTGCCGGTCCGCCTGGGTCCCCGCGCCGACTGGTTCCCGCCCTCGGCCCTGCGCACCCTCACCTCGGCCGCCTACCGCGTCTCGCCGCACAGCAACCGCATCGGCCTGCGCACCGAGGGGCCGGCGCTCGAGCGGGTGTCGACGGGCGAACTGCCCAGCGAGGGCATGGTCCTGGGCGCCGTCCAGGTCCCGCCGGACGGACGCCCGGTGATCTTCCTGCACGACCATCCGACGACGGGGGGCTACCCGGTCGTCGCGGTCGTCGCGGAACCGGCCCTCGCGGCGGCGGCCCAGGCCGCTGCCGGGACACCGGTGCGCTTCACCCACGCCTGA
- a CDS encoding 5-oxoprolinase subunit B family protein has product MKGAGHSSPSRPLTARPAGREALLVELPDAEHTAAFHAEVLRRRAAGTLPPVTEVVPGARTVLLDGVPDPRALARGIADWEVPPVTDDTGDLVEIPVRYDGPDLAGVAALWGIAPEEVGARHGAYTYRVAFCGFAPGFGYLTGLPSRLHVPRRATPRTRVPAGAVALAGPYSAVYPRATPGGWQLIGTMPDPRPLWDPARERAALLTPGTRVRFVTVDGGEAEDGASAGSRAEAGA; this is encoded by the coding sequence ATGAAGGGCGCAGGGCACTCGTCGCCCTCCCGCCCCCTCACGGCACGCCCGGCGGGCCGGGAGGCCCTGCTCGTCGAGTTGCCCGACGCCGAGCACACCGCCGCCTTCCACGCCGAAGTGCTGCGCCGGCGTGCCGCGGGGACGCTTCCGCCCGTCACGGAGGTCGTGCCCGGAGCGCGGACCGTCCTGCTGGACGGTGTGCCCGACCCGCGGGCGCTGGCCCGCGGGATCGCCGACTGGGAGGTGCCGCCGGTCACCGACGACACCGGCGACCTGGTGGAGATCCCCGTCCGCTACGACGGTCCCGACCTGGCCGGCGTGGCGGCCCTGTGGGGCATCGCCCCCGAGGAGGTCGGCGCCCGCCACGGTGCGTACACCTACCGGGTCGCGTTCTGCGGCTTCGCGCCCGGCTTCGGCTACCTCACGGGCCTGCCCTCCCGGCTGCACGTCCCCCGCCGGGCCACACCGAGGACCCGCGTGCCGGCCGGCGCGGTCGCCCTGGCCGGCCCGTACAGCGCGGTCTACCCCCGGGCCACCCCGGGCGGCTGGCAGCTCATCGGCACGATGCCGGACCCGCGGCCGCTGTGGGACCCGGCACGGGAGCGTGCGGCCCTCCTCACACCGGGGACGCGCGTGCGGTTCGTCACAGTCGACGGCGGTGAGGCGGAGGACGGGGCGTCCGCCGGCTCCCGGGCGGAGGCCGGGGCATGA
- a CDS encoding LamB/YcsF family protein, producing MIDLNADLGEGFGRWTLTDDDALLSVVTSANVACGFHAGDPSVMRRVCDLAAERGVRIGAQVSYRDLAGFGRRAMDVPPGELAAEVAYQIGALRVFAEAAGARVAYVKPHGALYNRTVHDDGQARAVVAGVRLAGGSLPVLGLPGSLLLTAAADAGLTGVPEAFADRAYTARGTLVPRREAGSVVTDEDAVVRRAVAFAVEGSVEAVDGTAVAVAARSLCVHGDTPNAARIAARVREALEASGVGIGAFA from the coding sequence GTGATCGACCTCAACGCAGATCTCGGCGAGGGCTTCGGCCGCTGGACCCTCACCGACGACGACGCCCTGCTCTCCGTCGTCACCAGCGCCAACGTGGCCTGCGGCTTCCACGCGGGCGACCCCTCGGTGATGCGCCGCGTCTGCGACCTCGCCGCCGAGCGGGGGGTGCGGATCGGGGCGCAGGTGTCCTACCGCGACCTGGCGGGCTTCGGACGGCGGGCCATGGACGTGCCCCCCGGTGAACTGGCGGCCGAGGTGGCGTACCAGATCGGCGCGCTCCGGGTGTTCGCCGAGGCCGCCGGGGCCCGGGTGGCCTACGTGAAGCCGCACGGCGCGCTCTACAACCGCACCGTCCACGACGACGGGCAGGCCCGTGCCGTCGTGGCCGGGGTACGGCTGGCGGGCGGCTCCCTGCCCGTGCTCGGCCTTCCCGGGTCGCTGCTGCTCACGGCCGCCGCGGACGCGGGGCTCACCGGCGTCCCGGAGGCGTTCGCGGACCGCGCCTACACCGCCCGGGGCACGCTGGTCCCCCGCCGCGAGGCGGGTTCGGTGGTGACGGACGAGGACGCGGTGGTACGGCGTGCGGTCGCGTTCGCCGTGGAGGGCTCCGTCGAGGCCGTGGACGGTACGGCCGTCGCGGTGGCCGCCCGCTCGCTGTGCGTGCACGGGGACACCCCGAACGCCGCCAGGATCGCGGCGCGGGTGCGCGAGGCGCTGGAGGCGTCCGGGGTGGGGATCGGGGCGTTCGCATGA
- a CDS encoding DUF969 domain-containing protein yields MIVLLGVVVVILGFVTRRNPVLVVGVAGIVTGLLGKMNPLEVLAAFGRSFADSRSVTVYAIVLPVIGLLERYGLREQARNLIGRLGKLSAGRFLTVYLLVRQVTAAFGLNSIGGPAQTVRPLVAPMAEAAAERSTGAKLSDKWREKVRSYSASADTVGVFFGEDCFIAIGSILLITGFVNSTYHQDIEPTQLALWAIPLAVCAFLIHGARLLLMDKQLEREMAQAAAEHDLPLPEGADK; encoded by the coding sequence ATGATCGTTCTCCTCGGTGTGGTCGTGGTGATCCTCGGATTCGTCACGCGCCGCAACCCCGTCCTCGTGGTGGGCGTCGCCGGTATCGTCACCGGACTGCTCGGCAAGATGAACCCGCTGGAGGTCCTCGCGGCCTTCGGCCGGTCCTTCGCCGACAGCCGCTCGGTCACCGTCTACGCCATCGTGCTCCCGGTGATCGGGCTGCTCGAGCGCTACGGTCTGCGCGAGCAGGCCCGCAATCTCATCGGCCGCCTGGGCAAGCTCAGCGCCGGCCGGTTCCTCACCGTCTACCTGCTGGTCCGGCAGGTCACCGCGGCCTTCGGCCTGAACAGCATCGGCGGCCCGGCGCAGACCGTGCGACCCCTGGTGGCACCCATGGCCGAGGCCGCGGCCGAACGCTCCACCGGGGCCAAGCTGTCCGACAAGTGGCGCGAGAAGGTGCGCTCCTACTCTGCCTCGGCCGACACCGTGGGCGTCTTCTTCGGCGAGGACTGCTTCATCGCGATCGGCTCCATCCTGCTGATCACCGGCTTCGTGAACTCGACCTACCACCAGGACATCGAGCCGACCCAGCTGGCCCTGTGGGCGATCCCGCTCGCCGTCTGCGCCTTCCTCATCCACGGCGCCCGGCTGCTGCTCATGGACAAGCAGCTCGAACGCGAGATGGCGCAGGCCGCCGCCGAGCACGACCTGCCGCTTCCCGAGGGGGCCGACAAGTGA
- a CDS encoding DUF979 domain-containing protein — protein sequence MIKVEWLYWLIGLVFVVMAVQMAMDRSNPKRWTSAAFWGLLGLTFPYGTGVANATAENGGWTLPAEPLGVAVLALIVLAGFNFLGKGVPVTTTGEQREAAAARLGSKIFIPALTIPLVAIVCASVLDESGLFESGKATLLGLGVGCIAALVVGMFVTGEKKVSVPIHSGRSMLEAMGSALLLPQLLAVLGSIFAAAGVGDQVGDIMNKVLPEDSKYFAVVAYCVGMFLFTVIMGNAFAAFPVMTAAIGWPVLIQQMHGNEPAVLAIGMLAGFAGTLCTPMAANFNIVPATLLELKDQYGPIKAQLPTGIALLGCCTVIMALFAF from the coding sequence GTGATCAAGGTCGAATGGCTGTACTGGCTGATAGGCCTCGTCTTCGTCGTCATGGCCGTGCAGATGGCCATGGACCGCAGCAACCCCAAGCGGTGGACGTCCGCCGCGTTCTGGGGTCTGCTCGGACTGACCTTCCCCTACGGCACGGGCGTCGCCAACGCCACCGCCGAGAACGGTGGCTGGACCCTGCCCGCCGAACCGCTCGGCGTCGCCGTCCTCGCCCTGATCGTGCTCGCCGGCTTCAACTTCCTCGGCAAGGGCGTCCCGGTCACCACCACCGGCGAGCAGCGCGAGGCCGCCGCCGCCCGGCTCGGCAGCAAGATCTTCATCCCCGCGCTGACCATCCCGCTCGTCGCCATCGTCTGCGCCTCCGTCCTCGACGAGTCCGGGCTCTTCGAGTCGGGCAAGGCCACCCTCCTCGGGCTCGGCGTCGGCTGTATCGCCGCGCTCGTCGTCGGCATGTTCGTCACCGGCGAGAAGAAGGTCTCCGTCCCGATCCACTCCGGCCGCTCCATGCTGGAGGCGATGGGCTCCGCCCTGCTGCTGCCCCAGCTCCTGGCCGTGCTCGGCTCGATCTTCGCCGCGGCCGGGGTCGGCGACCAGGTCGGCGACATCATGAACAAGGTCCTGCCCGAGGACTCGAAGTACTTCGCCGTCGTCGCGTACTGCGTGGGCATGTTCCTGTTCACCGTCATCATGGGCAACGCCTTCGCCGCCTTCCCCGTGATGACGGCGGCGATCGGCTGGCCCGTGCTCATCCAGCAGATGCACGGCAACGAGCCCGCCGTCCTCGCGATCGGCATGCTGGCCGGCTTCGCCGGCACCCTCTGCACACCGATGGCCGCCAACTTCAACATCGTCCCCGCCACGCTGCTCGAACTGAAGGACCAGTACGGGCCGATCAAGGCACAGCTGCCGACGGGCATCGCACTGCTCGGCTGCTGCACCGTCATCATGGCGCTCTTCGCCTTCTGA
- the pcp gene encoding pyroglutamyl-peptidase I has product MTRVLITGFAPFGGERVNPSWQAASLVAAEPPAGLTVTAAELPCVFGESLDALRDAVRAQAPDLVLCLGQAGGRPGVTVERVGINVDDARIPDNAGGQPIDEPVVPGGPAAYFSTLPVKACVAAMREAGVPAAVSNTAGTFVCNHVAYGLGHLIATEFPHIRGGFAHVPWAPEQVLDGTAPALPPATVAHGLRALLATAARTPAEQDLKVTEGATH; this is encoded by the coding sequence ATGACCCGTGTCCTCATCACCGGCTTCGCCCCCTTCGGCGGCGAGCGCGTGAACCCGTCCTGGCAGGCGGCGTCCCTGGTGGCCGCCGAACCGCCCGCCGGGCTCACGGTCACCGCCGCCGAACTGCCCTGCGTCTTCGGCGAGTCCCTCGACGCCCTGCGCGACGCCGTCCGGGCCCAGGCCCCCGACCTGGTGCTCTGCCTGGGCCAGGCGGGCGGACGCCCGGGCGTCACCGTCGAACGCGTCGGCATCAACGTCGACGACGCGCGCATCCCCGACAACGCCGGCGGGCAGCCCATCGACGAACCGGTGGTCCCGGGCGGCCCCGCCGCCTACTTCTCCACCCTCCCCGTCAAGGCGTGCGTCGCCGCGATGCGCGAGGCCGGTGTCCCGGCCGCCGTCTCCAACACGGCCGGCACCTTCGTCTGCAACCACGTGGCGTACGGCCTCGGCCACCTCATCGCCACCGAGTTCCCGCACATACGCGGCGGGTTCGCGCACGTGCCCTGGGCGCCGGAGCAGGTCCTCGACGGCACCGCGCCCGCCCTCCCGCCCGCCACCGTCGCCCACGGCCTGCGCGCCCTGCTGGCCACCGCCGCCCGCACCCCCGCCGAGCAGGACCTCAAGGTCACCGAAGGAGCCACCCACTGA
- a CDS encoding DUF2891 domain-containing protein — protein MPLSAHAAAFAQLARANITREYPNFPAHLITSADEHLEPRSLHPAFYGAYDWHSSVHMHWLLVRLLRRHGGTPALPDTAAAVAALDRNLTPENLATEAAYLRDRPSFERPYGWAWLLALAAECRAHGGAEGDRWAGALKPAVDTVDDLLADWLPKATYPVRHGNHPNSAFALGLALDSGELSPATERAVRERLLSWFTDDHDAPAHWEPSGQDFLSPALTEADAMRRILAPERLAAWLDRFLPGLGTGAPCALLEVPVVSDHADPQIGHLLGLALSRAAALRSLADALPDGPVRARLRDAAEAHLAAGLPAVERGDFTTDHWLATFAALALDPVAGN, from the coding sequence ATGCCGCTCAGCGCCCACGCGGCCGCCTTCGCCCAGCTGGCCCGGGCGAACATCACCCGCGAGTACCCCAACTTCCCCGCCCACCTGATCACCTCCGCCGACGAGCACCTCGAACCCCGCTCACTGCACCCCGCCTTCTACGGCGCCTACGACTGGCACTCCTCGGTGCACATGCACTGGCTGCTCGTCCGCCTGCTCCGCCGCCACGGCGGCACCCCCGCACTGCCGGACACCGCGGCGGCCGTCGCCGCGCTCGACCGCAACCTCACCCCCGAGAACCTCGCCACCGAGGCCGCCTATCTGCGCGACCGCCCGTCCTTCGAACGCCCCTACGGCTGGGCGTGGCTGCTCGCGCTCGCCGCCGAGTGCCGGGCGCACGGCGGAGCGGAGGGCGACCGCTGGGCCGGGGCACTGAAGCCGGCCGTCGACACCGTCGACGACCTGCTGGCCGACTGGCTGCCCAAGGCCACCTACCCGGTACGCCACGGCAACCACCCCAACAGCGCGTTCGCGCTCGGCCTCGCGCTCGACTCGGGCGAACTGTCGCCCGCCACCGAGCGGGCCGTACGGGAACGCCTGCTCAGCTGGTTCACCGACGACCACGACGCGCCCGCGCACTGGGAACCGTCGGGCCAGGACTTCCTGTCCCCGGCGCTCACCGAGGCCGACGCGATGCGCAGGATCCTCGCACCGGAACGGCTCGCGGCGTGGCTCGACCGCTTCCTGCCCGGGCTCGGGACCGGCGCCCCCTGCGCGCTGCTGGAGGTGCCGGTGGTCTCCGACCACGCCGACCCGCAGATCGGCCATCTGCTCGGCCTGGCGCTCAGCAGGGCCGCCGCACTGCGCTCCCTCGCGGACGCCCTGCCCGACGGCCCGGTCCGTGCCCGCCTGCGCGACGCGGCCGAGGCACACCTCGCGGCCGGTCTGCCGGCCGTGGAACGCGGCGACTTCACCACCGACCACTGGCTGGCGACCTTCGCCGCGCTCGCGCTGGACCCGGTCGCAGGGAACTGA
- the rpmF gene encoding 50S ribosomal protein L32: MAVPKRKMSRSNTRHRRAQWKASVPNLVPVTVDGVTLRVPRHLVPAYRRGLLRPQD, translated from the coding sequence ATGGCCGTTCCCAAGCGCAAGATGTCCCGCAGCAACACCCGTCACCGCAGGGCTCAGTGGAAGGCGAGCGTGCCGAACCTGGTACCCGTGACCGTGGACGGGGTGACACTGCGGGTCCCCCGCCACCTGGTGCCCGCCTACCGGCGCGGCCTCCTGCGCCCGCAGGACTGA
- a CDS encoding MalY/PatB family protein produces MTPHAPASWPPPAPYDFDTPVDRRGTWCTQWDYVQDRFGVPDLLPFTISDLDFETAPEILAALRRRLDHGVLGYSRWRQDDFLSAIVHWYGSRHGTEVDPGSVVYAPSVVYQVSRLLSLWSRPGDGVVAHTPMYDAFPKTVSAGGRRLLECPLDDWAELERLLALPDTAVLLLCSPHNPTGRVWSAGDLDRMAGLCARHGVAVVSDEIHSDLAYAPHVHRPWVRHARDGRWAVVTSASKSFNIPALTGSYGIIGDPASRDAYLRRLKEADGLSSPAVLSLVGHIAAYREGAPWLDALRTYLAGNLAMVAGRLREEFPRLDWEPPQAGYLAWIDLRPLGVDDDVLQRELVEVEKVAVMPGAAYGAPGRIRLNVGCPRSKAEAGVEALARALRRLTEAS; encoded by the coding sequence ATGACCCCGCACGCCCCCGCGTCCTGGCCGCCGCCCGCGCCGTACGACTTCGACACGCCGGTGGACCGGCGCGGCACCTGGTGCACGCAGTGGGACTACGTGCAGGACCGCTTCGGCGTGCCGGACCTGCTGCCGTTCACGATCTCCGACCTGGACTTCGAGACCGCTCCGGAGATCCTGGCCGCGCTGCGCCGCCGTCTGGACCACGGGGTGCTGGGCTACTCGCGCTGGCGCCAGGACGACTTCCTCTCCGCGATCGTGCACTGGTACGGGTCGCGGCACGGGACGGAGGTGGACCCCGGGTCGGTCGTCTACGCGCCGTCCGTCGTCTACCAGGTCTCGCGGTTGCTGAGCCTGTGGTCGCGGCCCGGGGACGGGGTGGTCGCCCACACCCCGATGTACGACGCGTTCCCCAAGACGGTGTCGGCGGGCGGCCGCAGGCTGCTGGAGTGCCCCCTGGACGACTGGGCGGAGCTGGAACGGCTGCTGGCGCTCCCCGACACGGCGGTGCTGCTGCTGTGTTCGCCGCACAACCCGACGGGCAGGGTGTGGTCGGCCGGCGACCTGGACCGGATGGCCGGGCTGTGCGCACGCCACGGCGTCGCGGTCGTCAGCGACGAGATCCACTCCGACCTGGCGTACGCCCCGCACGTCCACCGGCCCTGGGTACGGCACGCCCGCGACGGCCGCTGGGCCGTGGTCACTTCGGCGTCCAAGTCCTTCAACATCCCGGCGCTGACGGGAAGCTACGGGATCATCGGGGACCCGGCCTCGCGCGATGCCTACCTGCGCCGGCTCAAGGAGGCGGACGGGCTCTCCTCCCCCGCGGTGCTGTCGCTGGTCGGCCACATCGCCGCGTACCGCGAGGGGGCGCCCTGGCTGGACGCCCTGCGGACGTACCTCGCGGGCAACCTCGCGATGGTGGCCGGCCGTCTCCGCGAGGAGTTCCCGCGGCTGGACTGGGAACCGCCGCAGGCGGGCTACCTGGCGTGGATCGACCTGCGCCCGCTCGGCGTCGACGACGACGTACTGCAGCGCGAACTGGTGGAGGTGGAGAAGGTGGCGGTCATGCCCGGGGCGGCCTACGGCGCTCCGGGCCGGATACGGCTCAACGTCGGCTGCCCCCGGTCGAAGGCGGAGGCGGGCGTGGAGGCTTTGGCGCGCGCCCTGCGGCGGCTCACCGAGGCGAGTTAA
- the malX gene encoding maltose/glucose-specific PTS transporter subunit IIBC: protein MQKTKAALWEFLQGLGKTFMLPVALLAFCGIMLGIGSSLSSEAVTDNVAFLKGEGFHLVFTWMANTGLVAFTFLPVLFAMAIPLGLAREDKGVAAFSGFVGFAAMNLAVNFYLTAKGVDFEDEGAIEHYGIADVLGVQSIDTGLLGAVAVGIVVSLLHRRFRTQRMPDALAFFGGLRFVPIVSALVLSVLGLLIPLVWPTFNGWITAVGRGIGHTGVFGPFFFGMGEVLLRPIGLHHILVAMFRFTDVGGSGAVCGEHVSGALNMFYAQLDCSAAPNAAVTDATHFLSQGKMAAYLGGLPGAALAMYHCAKRRMRPEIKALLVSGVVACVVGGITEPLEFLFLFVAPWLYAIHAVLVGLGFLTAAVLGVYIGNTDGNVIDWLVFGVLQGSTTKWYLVPVIAAVWFTVYYFLFRWAITRFDLRTPGREDPPADDAQGEEKDGAADADQGGDGQDAEAPEPPRELVAGKYDAVAMLQAIGGAGNIRSLDNCITRLRMTVADAEQVDEARLKKLGAVGVIKLDGQNVQVVIGPQVQSVKDAIASMIPVGRS, encoded by the coding sequence ATGCAGAAGACCAAGGCCGCACTCTGGGAATTCCTCCAGGGGCTCGGCAAAACGTTCATGCTCCCCGTGGCCCTGCTCGCGTTCTGCGGCATCATGCTGGGCATCGGCTCCTCCCTGTCCAGCGAGGCGGTCACTGACAACGTTGCCTTCCTGAAGGGCGAGGGCTTCCACCTCGTCTTCACCTGGATGGCCAACACGGGGCTGGTCGCCTTCACGTTCCTGCCCGTGCTGTTCGCGATGGCCATCCCCCTCGGTCTCGCCCGGGAGGACAAGGGCGTGGCCGCGTTCTCCGGCTTCGTCGGCTTCGCCGCCATGAACCTCGCGGTGAACTTCTACCTCACCGCGAAGGGCGTCGACTTCGAGGACGAGGGGGCGATCGAGCACTACGGCATCGCCGACGTACTGGGCGTGCAGTCCATCGACACGGGACTGCTCGGCGCCGTGGCCGTCGGCATCGTCGTCAGCCTGCTCCACCGGCGCTTTCGCACCCAGCGGATGCCCGACGCGCTGGCCTTCTTCGGCGGGCTGCGCTTCGTCCCGATCGTCTCGGCCCTGGTCCTGAGCGTGCTGGGTCTGCTCATCCCGCTCGTCTGGCCGACCTTCAACGGCTGGATCACCGCCGTGGGCCGCGGCATCGGACACACGGGTGTCTTCGGGCCGTTCTTCTTCGGCATGGGCGAGGTCCTGCTGCGCCCGATCGGCCTGCACCACATCCTCGTCGCCATGTTCCGCTTCACCGACGTCGGCGGTTCGGGGGCGGTGTGCGGCGAGCACGTCTCCGGCGCCCTGAACATGTTCTACGCCCAGTTGGACTGCTCGGCGGCGCCGAACGCGGCGGTCACCGACGCGACGCACTTCCTCTCGCAGGGCAAGATGGCGGCCTACCTGGGCGGTCTGCCCGGCGCGGCGCTCGCCATGTACCACTGCGCCAAGCGCCGGATGCGCCCGGAGATCAAGGCCCTGCTCGTCTCGGGCGTGGTGGCCTGTGTGGTCGGCGGCATCACGGAGCCGCTGGAGTTCCTGTTCCTCTTCGTCGCCCCGTGGCTGTACGCCATCCACGCGGTGCTCGTGGGTCTGGGCTTCCTCACGGCGGCCGTGCTCGGCGTCTACATCGGCAACACCGACGGAAACGTCATCGACTGGCTCGTCTTCGGCGTGCTCCAGGGCTCGACGACCAAGTGGTACCTGGTGCCGGTGATCGCGGCGGTCTGGTTCACCGTGTACTACTTCCTGTTCCGCTGGGCCATCACCCGCTTCGACCTCAGGACGCCCGGGCGCGAGGACCCGCCGGCCGACGACGCGCAGGGCGAGGAGAAGGACGGGGCGGCCGACGCGGACCAGGGCGGGGACGGGCAGGACGCGGAGGCTCCAGAGCCGCCGCGCGAGCTGGTCGCGGGGAAGTACGACGCGGTCGCCATGCTCCAGGCGATCGGCGGCGCCGGCAACATCCGGTCCCTGGACAACTGCATCACCCGCCTGCGCATGACGGTGGCGGACGCCGAACAGGTGGACGAGGCGCGGCTGAAGAAGCTGGGCGCCGTGGGCGTCATCAAGCTCGACGGGCAGAACGTGCAGGTCGTCATCGGCCCGCAGGTCCAGTCCGTGAAGGACGCCATCGCCTCGATGATCCCGGTGGGCCGATCATGA
- a CDS encoding helix-turn-helix domain-containing protein: MVLEIAGLSADEESVYALLVGFGRAGAADLAERDGLPVARVDAVLASLTAKGLASPTDGTPRLYQAAPPDVALLPRLKRSADALDLAQHEAARLIESYRDTMRRRDAGQLLEVITGAEALRQHLRQIQTSVREEMLWFCKAQYVAMPSGSNTEEFDALARGVRYRVLYEKAFFDDEGAVDNVVAGVRAGEVARAVPELPLRLAIADRAVAVFPLVAGGPHGSPEEPTTALVRDSNLLAALIALFERYWEDAVPLDVDDTGELSGTDGPAAPDALAPTDRRLLSLLVAGVADKAIASQMQLSRRTVQRRIQGMMERANAATRMQLAWQAARRGWL, from the coding sequence GTGGTGCTGGAGATCGCGGGGCTGTCCGCCGACGAGGAGTCGGTGTACGCGCTGCTCGTGGGCTTCGGCCGGGCCGGTGCGGCCGACCTGGCGGAACGCGACGGCCTGCCGGTCGCGCGGGTGGACGCCGTCCTCGCGTCGCTCACCGCGAAGGGACTGGCCAGCCCCACCGACGGCACGCCCCGGCTCTACCAGGCGGCTCCGCCCGATGTCGCCCTGCTGCCCCGGCTGAAGCGCAGCGCCGACGCGCTCGACCTGGCCCAGCACGAGGCCGCCCGGCTGATCGAGTCCTACCGCGACACGATGCGCAGGCGCGACGCGGGGCAACTCCTCGAGGTGATCACCGGCGCCGAGGCCCTGCGGCAGCACCTGAGGCAGATCCAGACCAGCGTGCGCGAGGAGATGCTCTGGTTCTGCAAGGCCCAGTACGTGGCCATGCCCTCGGGCAGCAACACCGAGGAGTTCGACGCGCTGGCCCGGGGGGTCCGCTACCGGGTGCTGTACGAGAAGGCGTTCTTCGACGACGAGGGGGCGGTCGACAACGTCGTGGCGGGTGTCCGGGCCGGCGAGGTCGCCCGCGCCGTGCCGGAGTTGCCGCTGCGTCTGGCGATCGCGGACCGGGCCGTGGCCGTCTTCCCCCTCGTCGCCGGCGGGCCGCACGGCAGTCCGGAGGAGCCGACCACGGCACTGGTCAGGGACAGCAATCTCCTGGCGGCCCTGATCGCGCTGTTCGAACGGTACTGGGAGGACGCCGTCCCGCTGGACGTCGACGACACGGGCGAACTGTCGGGGACGGACGGGCCCGCGGCGCCCGACGCGCTGGCGCCCACCGACCGCAGGCTGCTGTCCCTGCTGGTGGCGGGAGTGGCCGACAAGGCGATCGCCTCGCAGATGCAGCTGAGCCGCCGAACGGTCCAGCGCCGTATCCAGGGCATGATGGAGCGCGCGAACGCGGCGACCCGTATGCAGCTCGCCTGGCAGGCGGCGCGGCGGGGATGGCTGTGA